In Nostoc sphaeroides, the genomic window CTAAATATTAGCCTTGATTGCTCTGTAAAAGGCAAGTTTGACCAAATAATTATTAATTCAGAATTCATAATTCATAAATTTTATGGCGATCGCTGCCCACAATGAAATTTTTGAATCTTGGTGGTCTACAAGAGCGTGGTGGCGATCGCTGCCCACAATGATAGCAAAGGGTAAAGCCAACTCTTAGAGAGGCAACGCTATGAGCGAGTCCGCTAGCGTCTTGCAATTATGAATTAGTAATTATTAATTATGAATTAGATTGACCTTAAGATTCACGACTCAGAACTACTTAATATGGCGGATAACTTCAGCAACTGACCAAGCTTGAGCGATCGCACCTCTAGGCTTATGAGGTGCATCGCCATCAAAAATCTCAGAAATAGAACCAAGACTTACGTCAAATAGGAAGTGATCTAGTAGAGGTTGCCAATCAAAAGGCAGCGATCGCTGTGGATAAAAACGTTGCCAAGCCCGAATATATGGGCCAATTAGCCAAGCCCAAACAGTGCCTTGGTGATAAGCGCGATCGCGTTGCTCTTGATTACCCTCATATCTCCCCTTATATTCGGGATCTCCTGGATCAAGACTGCGAAGACCATAGGGGGTGAGTAAGCTGACAGTTGCCAAATCTAATACTTGACACCCTTGCTGTTCAGAAAAGGCGCAATGGTGCAGCGACAGCGCCAAAACCGCATTAGGACGAATTTGAAAATTCCGGCGATCGTCCGGCTCAATAGTATCGTACAAATAACCCAGATGAGGATTCCAGAACTTTTGTAGCGAGATTTTCACATTTTGTGCTTGTTGAGCATAACGCTGTGCTTGCTTAGTGAGACGCACTGGCGAACCATACTCAAGCTGGCTCAATCGTTCTGCCCACTGACTTAGCCAACATAAAGCTGAATACCACAGCGCATTGATTTCCACTGGCTTACCGTAACGGGGAGTAACAGGGTGTCCCCCAATTACGACATCCATCCAGGTAAGGGCTACACCAGGAGCATCCCAACTAACTAGCCCATCGGTAGCATCGATCTGGATATTGAAATGTGTACCACCGACAAATGCTTTGTAGATTTGCTGCACTATCGAGAATTGCTCTGCCAAAAATTCCCAGTCTTGGGTAGCTTCTAAATAAAGTCCTAAAGTTTCAATCCACCACAACGCTGCATCAATACTGTTATAAATTGGTTCTCCATTGACATCAGGAAATGCATTAGGAATCAAACCGTGGCGACAATAATGCCCAAAAGTCCGCAATACTCCTTTTGCCAGGTCAAAACGTTGTGGAACAAGTGCCAATCCCGGTAAGGCGATTAATGTGTCGCGTCCCCAGTCATTAAACCAGTGATAACCAGCAATGACCGTAGGGCCAGCAATTGAGGCTCGATAGACGATAAACTGATCGCTTGCTTTGAGTAGTTGTTGGTTAAGTGGGGATTGGGGATTGGGTATTGGGGATTGGGTATTGGAAAACTTTTCCCCAGTCCCCAGTCCCCAGTCCCTAGCCCCTCCTTTACTCCATCCAAAAATCTGAGAGAGCCGTTTTTGCTCTGCCTCTACTGCTTCTGCAAAGGTTTCGGAGGTGAGAACACCTGCCATCGAGTCGGGAAAACCTACTCGTGCTTCTAGAGTGACTGTATCTCCTGGTTGCAGTGTGACTACCAAGTAACCAGGACTGTAGAGGTCTTCCTTGTCGCCTAATCCCCGTTTTGTCTCCTCTGGCAATCCATAATTCCAATACCAAACTGCATCTGTTTGATATATTCCTTGTGTCCAGCGCAAGTGCCAAGGTATACCGAAATGCCCAGAATTTTTTGCTTGCAGACAGACTTGCTGTTGCCCAAGTAATTGTGAGAACTGTAATCTTGAACTAACAGTTTGCTGGTGGTGAAAGTCACGTTCTGCTATCAGCAGTCGCAGGCGTAAAATCGCTGTGTCACTTCCCTCGTAGCGATATTGGATTAAAATTCGATGGCAAAATTGGGCAGGGGCATTGCTTACCCCCCCTTGTCCCCTTGTCCCCTTGTCCCCCAGTCCCCAGTCCCCAGTCCCCACCAAACCAGAAGGCATCAGCAATTGTCTAGTTAAGTGCCAGTTATCTTGACTCCAAATCCATTTTGGAACTGGGTTAATATCAAAAGAGCGTAACAGTTCGTACCCCGTCGGCTCAATTTGACCGTTACCCCAAAAATTTGTCCCCAGTGCGACAACGCTCCCTAATACTTCCAAGCTAGCTTCTAGGTGCGACAACAGCAGAGTGCGATCAGAAGGAGGGTTTGTCGCGGCAAACAGCCAACCGTGATAAGTGCGTGTGCGGACATCCGAAACTGTACCACTGGCAAAACTTCCTAAGCCATTGGTAAGCAACCATTCTCTTGTATCTAAATCAAGCATTTGCTACTCAAAATCGTTATGAGTATGATATAGTCGTAACAGATCGTAATTAAACTGTGAAAGCGTGAATGGGTAAGTTTTACTTGACCCAAATTCCAACGCTACTAAACCGATAAAGGAGAATTAGGTTAATGTCCCTTACTTACGGAACCGAAGGAAGCCTCCGCGTTGGCCAACAAGCTCCCGATTTCACAGCAACGGCTGTGGTAGATCAGGAATTTAAGACAATCAAACTTTCCGATTATCGCGGTAAGTATGTCGTCCTGTTTTTCTACCCATTAGACTTTACCTTTGTTTGTCCCACTGAAATCACAGCATTTAGCGATCGCTACGAAGAATTCAAGAAAATCAATACTGAAGTCCTTGGGGCTTCTGTTGACAGTGAGTTCTCCCACCTCGCTTGGATTCAAACAGATCGTAAGTCTGGTGGCGTCGGCGACCTGAATTATCCTCTAGTGTCCGACATCAAAAAAGAGATTAGCGCCGCTTACAACGTTCTTGATCCAGCAGCAGGCATTGCTTTGCGTGGTCTGTTCATCATAGATAAAGATGGTATCATACAGCACGCCACCATCAACAATCTAGCTTTTGGTCGCAGCGTTGATGAAACCCTGCGGACATTGCAAGCAATTCAGTATGTTCAGTCTCACCCCGATGAAGTTTGCCCAGCTGGTTGGCAACCTGGTGACAAGACAATGAATCCTGATCCAGTGAAGTCTAAAGTTTACTTCTCTGCTGTCTAAGTTTCGCTAGCTATCTAATCCATTCTGTTGGAGTTGAGAGCAAAATCAACGAAAACCACAGATAAACAGAGATACACATAAACAGTGTTAACCTCGGTATCTATCTGTGGTTTTTTAAATAAAATGGTATTTAAACCGCGTCTATCTTGAAACCTGTAGTTCAACGGTTTTGAAAAGGATTTGCCCTCATCCCCCAACCTATCCCCCAAATCTGGGATTCGGGGAGCCAGAATTTCAAAGTCCCTCTAAGAGATATGGGAGAGGGATTTAGGGTGAGGGCAAAAACTGCTGTTATCAACTTAGATGAGGTTTAAATAATCATTGTTAAAAATAAATATCTCAATCTGAACAATGATTGTGATATATACAGCGTATTTCAGGTGAATGAGGTACGGAGTAGGGGCATGGCAGTGCCATGCCCTTACAATTATCTGTACCTCACCAACTTGCAATCTGCTGTAAAATGCCAAAAATCAATTATCAATAACTCTTTGACAATCTAAAATCCAAAATCCAAAATAGTATTATGCTTACTTCAACTGATTTTAGTGGCTTATTAAATGAGCGATTCTTCGGCAATTTTTTACCAGTTCCAGCGACAAATAAACTCCGATTAGGAGTAGGAACGCCAGATTTTCAACTGCCAGATATTACCAATGGAACTTTAGTAAAATTGTCTGATTATAAAGGCAAGCAACCAGTGTTACTCGCCTTAACTCGCATCTTTACTGAAAAACAATATTGCCCCTTTTGTTTTCCTCATATTAAAGCTTTAAATGAAAAATACGAGGAGTTTAAAAATCGCGGTATAGAAGTTTTAATGGTTACTAGTACCGATGAACGGCAGAGTCAAATAGTTGTGAGGGATTTAGGTTTACAAATGCCATTATTGAGTGACCCTAGTTGTAGAGTATTTCGTACCTATCAAGTAGGACAAGCACTGGGAGCGCCATTACCAGCACAGTTTGTATTAGATAAAGAAGGAAAACTCCGCTACTGGCATTTATTTTCTTTTTTGGAT contains:
- a CDS encoding amylo-alpha-1,6-glucosidase; this encodes MLDLDTREWLLTNGLGSFASGTVSDVRTRTYHGWLFAATNPPSDRTLLLSHLEASLEVLGSVVALGTNFWGNGQIEPTGYELLRSFDINPVPKWIWSQDNWHLTRQLLMPSGLVGTGDWGLGDKGTRGQGGVSNAPAQFCHRILIQYRYEGSDTAILRLRLLIAERDFHHQQTVSSRLQFSQLLGQQQVCLQAKNSGHFGIPWHLRWTQGIYQTDAVWYWNYGLPEETKRGLGDKEDLYSPGYLVVTLQPGDTVTLEARVGFPDSMAGVLTSETFAEAVEAEQKRLSQIFGWSKGGARDWGLGTGEKFSNTQSPIPNPQSPLNQQLLKASDQFIVYRASIAGPTVIAGYHWFNDWGRDTLIALPGLALVPQRFDLAKGVLRTFGHYCRHGLIPNAFPDVNGEPIYNSIDAALWWIETLGLYLEATQDWEFLAEQFSIVQQIYKAFVGGTHFNIQIDATDGLVSWDAPGVALTWMDVVIGGHPVTPRYGKPVEINALWYSALCWLSQWAERLSQLEYGSPVRLTKQAQRYAQQAQNVKISLQKFWNPHLGYLYDTIEPDDRRNFQIRPNAVLALSLHHCAFSEQQGCQVLDLATVSLLTPYGLRSLDPGDPEYKGRYEGNQEQRDRAYHQGTVWAWLIGPYIRAWQRFYPQRSLPFDWQPLLDHFLFDVSLGSISEIFDGDAPHKPRGAIAQAWSVAEVIRHIK
- a CDS encoding peroxiredoxin, with translation MSLTYGTEGSLRVGQQAPDFTATAVVDQEFKTIKLSDYRGKYVVLFFYPLDFTFVCPTEITAFSDRYEEFKKINTEVLGASVDSEFSHLAWIQTDRKSGGVGDLNYPLVSDIKKEISAAYNVLDPAAGIALRGLFIIDKDGIIQHATINNLAFGRSVDETLRTLQAIQYVQSHPDEVCPAGWQPGDKTMNPDPVKSKVYFSAV
- a CDS encoding peroxiredoxin family protein; the protein is MLTSTDFSGLLNERFFGNFLPVPATNKLRLGVGTPDFQLPDITNGTLVKLSDYKGKQPVLLALTRIFTEKQYCPFCFPHIKALNEKYEEFKNRGIEVLMVTSTDERQSQIVVRDLGLQMPLLSDPSCRVFRTYQVGQALGAPLPAQFVLDKEGKLRYWHLFSFLDHNASVETLLEQFN